The Globicephala melas chromosome X, mGloMel1.2, whole genome shotgun sequence genome contains the following window.
TTTCACCATTTAAAATGATGCTTGCTGAAAATTTTTGATGGATACTTTTGACCAagttaaagaaattaataaattcatttaacaaatatttactgaatacttaaTAAGTGTCAGGTACTATTCTAGGCACTTGGGACACATCAGtgaataaaatgggcaaaagctCTCTGCCCTAGctgagcttacattttagttaAGGAAGACAGCAAATAAGcaagataaaaagcaaaatataaactattttagaTGATgataaatactaagaaaaagtaaagcaaggGAGGGAAGTAGTGAGTGTTAGGGCCAGGGGAGAGGTTGCAATGTCCGATAAGGTGGCCAGAGAAAGTCCTCACTTAGGAGGATATATCAGATTAAAATACCTGAAAGAAGAGGGGGAGAGGGCCATGTGCATAAATGAGGGAAAGCACTTTATTTAGGGGCAGACCAAGTGAAAAGGACCTGGGGTGGGAGCTTGTCAGGCCTATTTGAAGAAGAGCAAGGAGGTCAGTGTGAAGTGAagtaaggaagagagcaagaagaGATGAGAGCAGAAGGTAAGCTTGGGTCCGATCACACTGGCCCTTGTAGACCACTGTGAAGACTTGGGCTCTGAGTGAATGATATGGAGACATTGCAAGGTAATGAGTAGGAAAGAGAAATGATATGACTTAAGTTTTAACATGACTGCTCTGGCAGCAGGTGGAGAATATCCTGGGAGTGTGAGGGATAAGCATGGAAGAGGGGGGATAATCAAAAAGTGTTGCAGTAATATAGGCTTTGGACCAGGCAgggagcagtggaggtggtgagtaGTGGACAGATTCTGGATACATTTTGAAAGGTAGTCTGGCTGGAGTTGCTAATGGATCAAATGTGGGCATGGAGAGAAAGAGGGATCAAAGAAGATGGCTAAGTGTTTGGCTCAACCATTTCTAGTTGCTAGTGTGGGGTTTTATGAATAGGAATTGATTTTCACTGAACACTTTTGGGGCATCTATTCATGACCATACggttttccttatttaatttgttaatgtggtaaattACATTATTACATTACTTTAATTTATTATGCTAAATTAACTTTGTATTACTAAGAAGAGGACATCTTGGCTACTTTTCCCCCATCCTCTCCatcctctttattcttttatgtattttgttatttgAAGCCATGTTTTTTCCTACTACTTATCTTTGAAAATGTATTACCACCATATCTTCTGCCAAACAGGCTTTTAGGAGCAAGTATGGGGACCCAACAGCCATTTGAAACATTGTTTCTATAGATAAATGAGCTTTGAATTCCAAACAGCTGGTTTCCCTGTGAACTTTAGAAGCTAAAGTATTTTCAGAGtgggaaaaaaacatatttcCAGTGAAAGGTTTCTCAGCACCTTCAGTTTCCAGCACAATTTTCCAAAACTTCTCTCAGTAGAGTGCAACAAAGACACCAGGTCTACGTCTTGTTACGGGTGAATGTTATGTGCAgtgatgtttctttttaaggTATCCTCACCTGAGTCCCAAGAACAAGGAGTCTTTTGATGTGGGCTGTAACCTCTTTGccaagttttctgcatacattaAGAATGCACAAAAGGAGGCAAATAAGAGTAAGATACCTTTCTTTAAGTCTTTTCGTTTTTCTCACTCACATGCTCACTCTCATATTCTGACTCAACTAAAATAGGACTTTCctgaatatatagtatatattggGGAATACTCTTCATCTCactctctgttctctcttctgaAATTCCTTGCATGAAGTTTTATTGGATTTAGAATCTAATATTCAATATAGGAATCACCAACTTAGCTCTATTAGAACATTGACATGCCAGGGGTGAACTAACTGCTGAACTGTATTTCTTAACCCCCCCCAACTTTCCCAGTCTTGTGTACCTTTAAGGTTTCTTAAACCATAGCACCTACCATTTCTCACAAACACTCTCGAATAGGTTTACTATTCTCTGAATCATGAGAGCTATTAGTCTCTGATTCCACTTTCTGACTCTTCTTGAGTGATAATATatattacctttctttttctttgactctCCTCCCAATTTACCTCCTCAAGAAGAGTCCAAAAATATGTCTACTCACCATTTGGTTAAACATCTGATTCTGTCTTATCAGTGGTAGCTGAGCATTCTAGTTAATGTGTGAGAAGCATATTGGGAGACTGCACGTTTATATATAAGCAACCCTTTGACTTCATTGCCTCAGATTTCGAAAAATCTCTGCTCAAAGAATTTAAGCGTCTGGATGACTACTTGAACACCCCACTTCTAGATGAAATTGATCCAGACAGTGCTGAGGAACTCACAGTTTCCAGAAGATTGTTCTTGGATGGGGATCAGCTGACACTGGCTGACTGCAGTTTGTTACCCAAACTGAACATTATTAAAGTAAGTCTTCCTAGGGCAGGCTGAATGATTCAGAGGAGTTTGGGAGTTGCCAACAGGAAGCACAGTGACCATTCAGTGTGAATTTTTATATGAGGGCTTTGTCATCATCATTATGCATAGGGtatgtctcctttttctcctcagaGGAAAAATCCATAATGATCTTCTCTGGGAAGCATAAAaacttcttgtttctttcttcctaaatCAGAAGGTGTTTTCCACTGTCTTGTCTATAAAACAAGGGTAATAGTACCCATTTCACAGAACtgttgagaaaattaaattaaggCATATGGAATATTAGAAAAGTGTCTGGATCATAACAAGTGATAATAAAGTgagctattaatattattattaactaattgTTCATTTAACAAGTTTTTATTGAACAGACCTTATTTTATCTCAGATCCTATGCCAGACAcaaagaatacataaagaagTAAGACACTGTCGAACCCTAACCAGTGAAAAGATCTGTGCTCTTTTTCTGTGCTTCCTTCTTCTAAACATTCATAATTAAATACaccataaatataataaaaatgattacaaGCATGGAGTTTTGTCTACATTTGTAgacaaaacattaaaatagtaAATCCAAGAttctttaagtttattttgtaGTACTTTTTGTGTAGGTAACACGTCCTCAATGATCCTAATTTTTGACATATGTTTTTACACACTAGGCATTTTACTGATGCCCCTACCAattgctttttcctctttttttccaaaaCCTTAGGTTGCTGCAAAGAAATACCGTGATTTCGACATTCCAGGAGAATTCTCAGGAGTCTGGCGCTATCTCCACAATGCCTATGCCCGTGAAGAATTTACCCACACGTGTCCTGAagacaaagaaattgaaaatacctATGCAAGTGTGGCTAAGCAAAAGAGTTAGGACAGCTCTTTCAGT
Protein-coding sequences here:
- the CLIC2 gene encoding chloride intracellular channel protein 2, with product MADPRPSSQTDPEIELFVKAGSDGESIGNCPFCQRLFMILWLKGVKFNVTTVDMTRKPEELKDLAPGTNPPFLIYNKELKTDFIKIEEFLEHTLAPPRYPHLSPKNKESFDVGCNLFAKFSAYIKNAQKEANKNFEKSLLKEFKRLDDYLNTPLLDEIDPDSAEELTVSRRLFLDGDQLTLADCSLLPKLNIIKVAAKKYRDFDIPGEFSGVWRYLHNAYAREEFTHTCPEDKEIENTYASVAKQKS